The Mesorhizobium sp. M1D.F.Ca.ET.043.01.1.1 genome contains a region encoding:
- a CDS encoding glutathione S-transferase family protein, translated as MTAAHTLVSHHLCPYVQRAAIALAEKGVPFERVNVDLANKPDWFKAVSPLGKVPLLRVRQGGQEEVIFESAVILEFLEETETTPLHPADPLMRARHRAWIEFGSAILNAIGRFYSAPDEAAFLKESSGLSEMFARVEAELSARQSGPWFAGDRFSLVDAVYGPIFRYFDTFDSIGDFGILDGKPLVHAWRNKLSKRQSVKEAVGADYPRRLHAFLRAKASYLSEIIRLQAIVAPQARSA; from the coding sequence ATGACGGCCGCACACACCCTCGTCAGCCATCATCTTTGCCCTTACGTCCAGCGTGCGGCGATCGCGCTTGCCGAGAAAGGCGTGCCGTTCGAGAGGGTCAACGTCGACCTCGCCAACAAGCCTGACTGGTTCAAGGCCGTCTCGCCGCTCGGCAAGGTGCCCTTGCTGCGCGTCCGACAAGGCGGCCAGGAGGAAGTCATCTTCGAATCGGCCGTCATCCTCGAATTCCTGGAGGAGACAGAGACCACTCCGTTGCACCCAGCCGACCCGCTCATGCGGGCCAGGCACCGCGCCTGGATCGAATTCGGCTCGGCCATCCTCAATGCGATAGGCCGCTTCTATTCCGCTCCCGATGAGGCCGCGTTCTTGAAGGAAAGCAGCGGCTTGTCGGAAATGTTTGCGCGTGTGGAGGCCGAGCTGTCGGCAAGGCAGAGCGGTCCGTGGTTCGCCGGCGACCGCTTCTCATTGGTCGATGCCGTCTACGGGCCAATCTTCCGCTATTTCGACACGTTCGACAGCATCGGTGATTTCGGCATCCTGGACGGAAAGCCTCTCGTCCATGCCTGGCGCAACAAATTGAGCAAGCGGCAATCGGTCAAGGAAGCGGTCGGCGCCGACTATCCGCGGCGGCTGCACGCCTTCCTGCGGGCGAAGGCATCCTATCTTTCCGAGATCATCCGCCTGCAGGCCATTGTAGCACCGCAGGCCCGATCCGCCTGA
- a CDS encoding Rieske (2Fe-2S) protein, translating into MKHEICKVADVPRTGSLLVPFFGREVHVWRSGERIRAAANACLRFGGPLDCKDGALVCQWHGAKFDMESGKRIEGPAPKGSRLMFLSSRVEDGALNYVWGE; encoded by the coding sequence ATGAAACATGAAATCTGCAAGGTGGCCGACGTCCCGCGGACCGGCAGCCTGCTCGTGCCTTTCTTCGGCCGCGAGGTCCATGTCTGGCGCAGCGGCGAGCGCATCCGCGCCGCGGCCAATGCCTGCCTGCGTTTCGGCGGACCGCTCGATTGCAAGGACGGCGCCTTGGTCTGCCAATGGCACGGCGCCAAGTTCGACATGGAAAGCGGCAAGCGAATCGAAGGCCCGGCACCGAAGGGCTCGCGCCTGATGTTCCTGTCGTCCCGTGTCGAGGACGGTGCCCTGAACTATGTCTGGGGAGAGTGA
- a CDS encoding helix-turn-helix domain-containing protein — protein MTKKFPSPEAVKTWGRLMRVSRQLVEKTEDVLKAGGLPPLAWYDVLHELAEAGEGGLRPFELIDRVLLAQYNVSRLLARLEADGLVEKLPVSDDGRGQTVRITAAGRETRRRIWAVYGKAISELMGDKLSVKDLGLLSGLLGRLRDPPIME, from the coding sequence ATGACGAAAAAGTTCCCTTCGCCCGAGGCCGTCAAAACCTGGGGCCGCCTGATGCGCGTGTCGCGCCAACTGGTCGAAAAGACCGAGGACGTCCTGAAGGCCGGCGGTCTGCCGCCGCTCGCCTGGTACGATGTGCTGCACGAGCTAGCCGAGGCGGGCGAGGGCGGCTTGCGCCCCTTCGAGCTCATCGATCGCGTCCTGCTGGCGCAGTACAACGTCTCGCGGCTGCTGGCCCGGCTGGAAGCGGACGGCCTGGTGGAAAAGCTGCCCGTCTCGGACGATGGCCGTGGCCAGACCGTGCGCATCACGGCCGCGGGGCGGGAGACGCGCCGGCGCATCTGGGCTGTCTACGGAAAGGCCATATCCGAGCTGATGGGCGACAAGCTCTCTGTCAAGGATCTGGGGCTGCTTTCCGGTTTGCTCGGGCGGCTGCGCGACCCGCCGATCATGGAGTGA
- a CDS encoding DUF1772 domain-containing protein produces MAGLLALAVAAAFTGAAVYVSVAEQPARLGLDDKTLLREWQPSYKRGAAMQASIAIVACVLGLIAWWQTDIAGFLAGAVTIILPWPWTLLVMMPTNRLLEAMEVEVDNPQARSMIVKWGKMHLVRIAFGALATIAFLWALHLP; encoded by the coding sequence CTGGCCGGTTTGCTTGCCTTGGCTGTGGCGGCCGCCTTCACGGGCGCCGCAGTCTATGTCAGCGTCGCGGAGCAGCCGGCGCGGCTTGGCCTTGACGACAAGACACTGCTGCGGGAATGGCAGCCTTCCTACAAGCGCGGCGCCGCCATGCAGGCCTCCATTGCCATAGTCGCCTGCGTTCTCGGGCTGATTGCCTGGTGGCAAACCGACATAGCCGGCTTTCTGGCCGGCGCGGTGACGATCATCCTGCCCTGGCCATGGACGTTGCTGGTGATGATGCCGACCAATCGCTTGCTGGAGGCGATGGAGGTTGAGGTCGACAATCCGCAGGCAAGATCAATGATCGTCAAATGGGGCAAAATGCATCTGGTCCGTATCGCGTTCGGCGCGCTGGCGACTATTGCTTTTCTTTGGGCACTGCATCTGCCCTGA
- a CDS encoding TetR/AcrR family transcriptional regulator, whose amino-acid sequence MLHSVPDIDSSEALTERQQAVLDAALRLLVEEGDNLTMTAVARRASCSKETLYKWFGDRDGLLTATVQWQASKVRVAPVDRKGLDLASLTASLERFASDWLRVISSDTSVALNRVAVGHAGSGKDDLGAIVLQNGRFALARRLKPVLEAGREAGLLDFEEAETAFRTFFGLVGRDVQIRLLLGDRLQLTEATIGGDAARATQQFLALYGPKAQGANNRPQGPGAG is encoded by the coding sequence GTGTTGCACAGCGTGCCAGACATCGACAGCAGCGAAGCGCTGACCGAACGGCAGCAGGCCGTTCTGGACGCCGCACTTCGCCTGCTGGTCGAGGAGGGCGACAACCTCACCATGACAGCGGTGGCGCGGCGAGCGAGCTGCTCCAAGGAAACGCTCTACAAGTGGTTCGGCGACCGCGACGGGCTGCTCACCGCAACGGTGCAGTGGCAGGCTTCCAAGGTGCGTGTTGCGCCGGTCGACCGCAAGGGTCTCGACCTTGCCTCGTTGACGGCAAGCCTCGAGCGGTTCGCGTCCGACTGGCTGCGGGTGATCTCCAGCGACACGTCCGTCGCGCTGAATCGAGTGGCGGTCGGCCATGCCGGGTCCGGCAAGGATGACCTTGGCGCCATCGTGCTGCAGAATGGGCGCTTCGCGCTCGCCAGACGCCTGAAGCCGGTGCTGGAGGCGGGACGCGAGGCCGGGCTGCTCGACTTCGAGGAAGCCGAGACGGCGTTCAGGACCTTTTTCGGACTGGTCGGCCGCGACGTGCAGATTCGGCTTCTGCTCGGCGACCGGCTGCAATTGACCGAGGCGACGATCGGCGGCGATGCCGCCCGCGCGACGCAGCAGTTTCTCGCTCTCTACGGACCGAAGGCCCAGGGAGCAAACAACCGGCCGCAAGGCCCTGGAGCCGGATGA
- the ilvC gene encoding ketol-acid reductoisomerase, producing MRVYYDRDADLNLIKGKKVAIIGYGSQGRAHALNLKDSGVKEIAIGLKAGSATAQKVEADGLKVMSVADAAKWADLMMMATPDELQADIYKNEIAPNIRDGAAIAFAHGLNVHFGLIEPKASVDVVMIAPKGPGHTVRGEYQRGGGVPCLVAVNQDASGNALDLALSYACGVGGGRSGIIETNFREECETDLFGEQVVLCGGLVELIRAGFETLVEAGYAPEMAYFECLHEVKLIVDLIYEGGIANMNYSISNTAEWGEYVSGPRIITADTKAEMKRILKDIQTGKFTSEWMQEYRAGLSRFKGIRRMNDGHQIEEVGAKLRAMMPWIAKNKLVDKAKN from the coding sequence ATGCGTGTCTATTACGATCGTGACGCCGATCTCAATCTGATCAAGGGTAAGAAGGTCGCCATCATCGGCTATGGCAGCCAGGGCCGGGCGCATGCGCTCAATCTCAAGGATTCCGGCGTCAAGGAGATCGCCATCGGTCTCAAGGCCGGTTCGGCGACCGCCCAGAAGGTCGAGGCCGACGGGCTCAAGGTGATGAGCGTGGCCGACGCCGCCAAATGGGCCGACCTGATGATGATGGCGACGCCCGACGAATTGCAGGCCGACATCTACAAGAACGAGATCGCGCCGAATATCCGCGACGGCGCCGCGATCGCCTTCGCGCACGGCCTCAACGTGCATTTCGGCCTGATCGAGCCGAAGGCCTCGGTCGACGTCGTCATGATCGCGCCGAAGGGCCCGGGCCACACGGTGCGCGGCGAATACCAGAGGGGCGGCGGCGTGCCCTGCCTGGTCGCCGTCAACCAGGATGCCTCGGGCAACGCGCTCGATCTCGCGCTCTCCTACGCCTGCGGCGTCGGCGGCGGCCGCTCGGGCATCATCGAGACCAACTTCCGCGAGGAATGCGAGACCGACCTGTTCGGCGAGCAGGTGGTGCTGTGCGGCGGCCTGGTCGAGCTGATCCGCGCCGGCTTCGAGACGCTGGTGGAAGCCGGTTACGCCCCGGAAATGGCCTATTTCGAGTGCCTCCACGAGGTCAAGCTGATCGTCGACCTGATCTATGAGGGCGGCATCGCCAACATGAACTACTCGATCTCGAACACCGCCGAGTGGGGCGAATATGTCTCGGGCCCGCGCATCATCACCGCCGACACCAAGGCCGAGATGAAGCGCATCCTGAAGGACATCCAGACCGGCAAGTTCACCTCGGAATGGATGCAGGAATACCGCGCCGGACTGTCGCGCTTCAAGGGCATCCGCCGCATGAACGACGGTCACCAGATCGAGGAAGTCGGTGCGAAGCTCCGCGCCATGATGCCGTGGATCGCCAAGAACAAGCTGGTCGACAAGGCCAAGAACTAG
- a CDS encoding PilZ domain-containing protein: MTEDELRGKRRQRVLKGAAILTGINNSEVACTVRNMHPGGAELKVPVEARVPDEFLLYVATDGIAYKAVVRWRREDRIGVEFTGTERKPRWHYG; this comes from the coding sequence ATGACCGAGGACGAACTGAGAGGCAAGCGCAGGCAACGCGTGCTGAAAGGCGCGGCGATCCTGACCGGCATCAACAATTCCGAGGTCGCGTGCACGGTGCGCAACATGCATCCGGGCGGCGCCGAGCTGAAGGTGCCGGTCGAGGCGCGTGTGCCCGACGAATTCCTGCTTTACGTGGCGACCGACGGCATCGCCTACAAGGCGGTCGTCCGCTGGCGCCGCGAGGACCGCATCGGCGTCGAGTTCACCGGCACAGAGCGGAAGCCGCGCTGGCATTACGGCTGA
- a CDS encoding BA14K family protein yields the protein MKPLLSSLGSGLVTLGLLAGLAVPSIAGPILQPDLSTATNATAPQIIPVRDEWAGGNNNSPQMYDWRWRRGGEWRGRDSRWRGDNFRSRHFSRNWDGGDGDWRWRRHRHHRHFSDSDAAILGLGLGLGLGSLAYGNYYDPYYYDPYPRYYQPRRIYRTERLSRAHVQWCYDRYRSYRAWDNTFQPNYGPRRQCISPYI from the coding sequence ATGAAACCGCTCTTGTCTTCCCTCGGATCCGGGCTGGTGACCTTGGGTCTCCTTGCGGGCTTGGCGGTGCCGTCGATTGCCGGCCCGATCCTGCAGCCCGATCTTTCGACCGCGACCAATGCGACCGCGCCGCAAATCATCCCGGTCCGTGACGAATGGGCCGGCGGCAACAACAACTCGCCGCAGATGTATGACTGGCGCTGGCGGCGCGGCGGCGAGTGGCGCGGCCGCGACTCCAGATGGCGCGGCGATAACTTCCGCAGCCGCCATTTCTCCCGCAACTGGGATGGCGGCGATGGCGACTGGCGCTGGCGGCGTCATCGCCATCATCGGCATTTCAGTGATAGCGACGCGGCCATTCTGGGCCTCGGCCTCGGCTTGGGCCTGGGCAGCCTGGCCTACGGCAATTACTACGATCCCTACTATTACGATCCCTATCCGCGCTACTATCAGCCGCGGCGCATCTACCGGACCGAACGGCTTTCCAGAGCCCATGTCCAATGGTGCTACGACCGCTATCGGTCCTACCGGGCCTGGGACAACACGTTCCAGCCCAACTACGGCCCGCGCCGGCAGTGCATATCGCCCTATATCTGA
- a CDS encoding endonuclease/exonuclease/phosphatase family protein has protein sequence MSLRLATFNVENLMNRFDFSGYRNQLNEDRTLALFDIQSEAEYRLLEQARTIAQSDDTRQLTALAIAATRADIICMQEVDNIEALKAFEYGYLFKMIGQGYRQKYTTAGNDSRGIDVAVMMRSETAQGQPIEFVRMTSHAYVTFEQFGLFTPELAAFGHLASDRIFRRDCLEIDVTVGGVPLTLYLVHFKSMGSPRNGLDGREATMPLRIAEAQAVRRIIEDRFGKDHAADKRWAICGDMNDYRQRVKIEGDSFDGYRFEVVDEAQSAINVLTAGGFCENVVERRPEMDRWSFYHTRGPEERHLCQLDYILLSKALAAKNATAVPEIIRNGQPWRTIFPSGQEVERFPRAGWDRPKASDHCPVVITLDMA, from the coding sequence ATGTCGCTGCGCCTTGCCACCTTCAACGTCGAGAACCTGATGAACAGGTTCGATTTCTCCGGCTATCGCAACCAGCTCAACGAGGACCGGACGCTGGCGCTGTTCGATATCCAGAGCGAGGCCGAGTACAGGCTGCTCGAACAGGCGCGCACCATCGCCCAGTCCGACGACACCCGCCAGTTGACGGCGCTCGCCATAGCCGCGACCCGCGCGGATATCATCTGCATGCAGGAGGTCGACAATATCGAGGCGCTGAAGGCCTTCGAATATGGCTATCTCTTCAAGATGATCGGGCAGGGCTACCGCCAGAAATACACCACCGCCGGCAACGATTCACGCGGCATCGACGTCGCCGTGATGATGCGCAGCGAGACGGCGCAGGGCCAGCCGATCGAATTCGTGCGCATGACCAGCCACGCCTATGTCACGTTCGAGCAGTTCGGCCTGTTCACCCCGGAGCTTGCGGCATTCGGGCATCTGGCCAGCGACCGCATCTTCCGGCGCGATTGCCTGGAGATCGACGTGACGGTCGGCGGCGTGCCGCTGACGCTCTATCTGGTGCATTTCAAGTCGATGGGCTCGCCGCGCAACGGGCTCGACGGCCGCGAGGCGACGATGCCGCTGCGCATCGCCGAGGCGCAGGCCGTGCGCCGCATCATCGAGGACCGTTTCGGCAAGGACCATGCCGCCGACAAACGCTGGGCGATCTGCGGCGACATGAACGACTACCGGCAGCGAGTGAAGATCGAAGGCGACAGCTTCGACGGCTACCGTTTCGAGGTGGTCGACGAAGCCCAATCCGCGATCAACGTTCTGACCGCCGGCGGCTTTTGCGAAAATGTCGTGGAGCGGCGGCCGGAGATGGACCGCTGGAGTTTTTATCACACGCGCGGACCGGAGGAGCGGCACCTGTGCCAGCTCGACTACATCCTGCTCTCGAAGGCGCTGGCGGCGAAGAACGCCACCGCGGTGCCGGAGATCATCCGTAACGGCCAGCCGTGGCGTACCATCTTTCCGTCCGGGCAGGAGGTCGAGCGTTTCCCGCGCGCCGGCTGGGACAGGCCGAAGGCCTCGGACCATTGCCCGGTGGTGATCACCCTGGACATGGCTTGA
- a CDS encoding 1-aminocyclopropane-1-carboxylate deaminase, translating into MSLLDKFERYPLTFGPTPIEHLPRLSAALGGKVQVYAKRDDCNSGLAMGGNKLRKLEYIVPDALRTGADTLVSIGGVQSNHTRMVAATAAKIGMKCVVIQEKWVPHYDAVYDRVGNILLTRLMGADSRLVDDGFDIGIRKSWQDAIQSVKDAGGRPYPIPAGASVHKFGGLGYVGFAEEVARQEAELGFTFDYIIVCVVTGSTQAGMIVGFAAQDRADRVIGIDASGTFDQTRAQVRRIVDDTATLVGLGRTIRDDEIVINPDYAYPAYGVPSEATNDAIRLAARTEAMITDPVYEGKSMQGLIDLTRKGFFPEGSRILYAHLGGAPAINGYSYYYKDERPATKLAGEPAALERAPEDTLLPIFP; encoded by the coding sequence ATGTCACTTCTCGACAAGTTTGAACGCTACCCGCTGACCTTCGGCCCGACGCCGATCGAGCATCTGCCGCGCCTGAGCGCGGCGCTGGGCGGGAAGGTGCAAGTCTACGCCAAGCGTGACGATTGCAATTCCGGTCTCGCCATGGGCGGGAACAAGCTGAGAAAGCTCGAATACATCGTGCCGGACGCTCTTCGCACCGGCGCCGACACGCTGGTATCGATCGGCGGCGTCCAGTCGAACCACACCCGCATGGTGGCGGCGACGGCAGCCAAGATCGGCATGAAATGCGTGGTGATCCAGGAGAAATGGGTGCCGCACTATGATGCGGTCTACGACCGGGTCGGAAACATCCTGCTGACGCGCCTGATGGGCGCGGACAGCCGGCTCGTCGACGACGGCTTCGATATCGGCATCCGCAAGAGCTGGCAGGACGCGATCCAGTCGGTGAAGGACGCGGGCGGCAGGCCCTATCCGATTCCCGCTGGTGCCTCGGTGCACAAGTTCGGCGGGTTGGGCTATGTCGGCTTTGCCGAGGAGGTGGCGAGGCAGGAGGCCGAGCTCGGCTTCACCTTCGACTACATCATCGTCTGCGTTGTGACCGGGTCGACGCAGGCCGGCATGATTGTCGGCTTCGCCGCCCAGGACCGGGCCGACCGGGTGATCGGCATCGACGCCTCCGGGACATTCGACCAGACCCGTGCGCAGGTCCGCCGCATCGTCGACGACACCGCCACGCTCGTCGGGCTGGGCCGCACTATTCGCGACGACGAAATCGTGATCAACCCCGACTACGCCTATCCGGCCTATGGCGTTCCCTCCGAGGCCACGAATGACGCGATCCGGCTGGCGGCCCGCACGGAGGCCATGATCACCGATCCGGTCTACGAGGGGAAATCGATGCAGGGCCTGATCGATCTGACCAGGAAAGGCTTCTTTCCCGAAGGTTCGAGAATTCTCTACGCGCATCTCGGTGGCGCACCGGCCATCAACGGCTACAGCTACTATTACAAGGACGAACGCCCGGCGACCAAGCTCGCGGGCGAGCCCGCCGCCCTGGAACGCGCGCCTGAGGACACGTTGCTTCCAATCTTTCCATGA
- a CDS encoding Lrp/AsnC ligand binding domain-containing protein encodes MEESSDPTFDRIDIKILRALQSEGRLTNAELAARVNVSAATCHRRTQRLFEEGYITGVRAEIAPAAVALGALVMVGVVLDRSTPESFAAFEEAVLKLKEVLDCNLVAGDFDYLLKIRVRDMADFNKLHGQKLIALPGVRQTRTFFVMKEVKENARLPF; translated from the coding sequence ATGGAAGAATCTTCCGACCCAACTTTCGACCGCATTGACATCAAGATCCTGCGGGCCCTTCAGTCCGAGGGACGGCTGACCAATGCGGAACTGGCGGCGCGCGTGAATGTCAGCGCCGCCACATGCCACCGGCGCACGCAACGCCTGTTCGAAGAGGGCTACATCACCGGGGTCAGGGCTGAGATCGCTCCCGCCGCCGTAGCGCTTGGCGCGCTGGTGATGGTCGGCGTCGTGCTCGACCGCTCGACGCCGGAAAGCTTCGCCGCTTTCGAGGAGGCCGTGCTCAAGCTCAAGGAGGTGCTGGATTGCAATCTGGTGGCGGGCGACTTCGACTATCTGCTTAAGATAAGAGTGCGGGACATGGCGGATTTCAACAAGCTCCACGGGCAGAAGCTGATCGCGCTGCCGGGCGTCCGGCAGACCCGGACATTCTTTGTCATGAAAGAGGTCAAAGAGAATGCGCGACTTCCGTTTTGA
- a CDS encoding ABC transporter permease, protein MIWETVRLSLISIRRNVLRSFLTLLGIVIGVAAVIAMLTIGSGTTEKVKTDISKLGSNLLVVRSGRPAGPGGPGGLDQVTRPLAAKDVEALVAHLSGARAIAPASQKQVRVIFGTESLTSGITGTDSAYLDARDWKLVSGRPFSDSETRAGAGVCMIGETVRQQFFGAGDPEGEIIRVNRTSCRIIGLLEPKGYTGFGQDQDNVVLMPLAAYQRRIAGNRDIDSIYIAADDRMPTSELQPRVEDILRDTRRITPDRDPDFSIRDMTQIADAMASATTTMTGMLGAVAGVSLLVGGIGIMNIMLVSVTERTREIGIRLAIGAHEKHILIQFLVEATVLSLLGGIIGILIGLAIAGLASATLTIPFAPSPAVILLAVGFSALIGMVFGFFPALRGARLDPIDALRHE, encoded by the coding sequence GTGATCTGGGAGACCGTCCGCCTTTCGCTGATTTCCATACGCCGCAACGTGCTGCGCTCGTTCCTGACATTGCTCGGCATCGTCATCGGTGTCGCCGCGGTCATCGCCATGCTGACCATCGGCTCGGGCACCACCGAGAAGGTCAAGACCGACATCTCGAAACTCGGCAGCAACCTGCTCGTCGTCCGCTCCGGCCGTCCGGCAGGCCCTGGCGGGCCGGGCGGGCTCGACCAGGTCACTCGACCGCTGGCCGCCAAGGATGTCGAAGCGCTTGTCGCCCATCTCAGCGGCGCCCGCGCCATCGCGCCGGCCTCGCAGAAGCAGGTCCGCGTCATCTTCGGCACGGAGAGCCTGACGTCGGGCATCACCGGCACCGACAGCGCCTATCTCGACGCGCGCGACTGGAAGCTGGTTTCCGGCCGCCCCTTCAGCGATTCCGAGACCCGTGCCGGCGCCGGCGTTTGCATGATCGGAGAGACGGTGCGCCAGCAATTCTTCGGTGCGGGCGATCCCGAAGGCGAGATCATCCGCGTCAACCGCACCTCCTGCAGGATCATCGGCCTCCTTGAGCCGAAGGGCTATACCGGCTTCGGCCAGGATCAGGACAATGTCGTGCTGATGCCTTTGGCCGCCTACCAGCGGCGCATCGCTGGCAACCGCGACATCGACTCGATCTACATAGCCGCCGACGACAGGATGCCGACCTCCGAACTGCAGCCTCGCGTCGAGGACATCCTGCGCGACACGCGCCGCATCACGCCGGACCGCGATCCCGATTTCTCGATCCGCGACATGACCCAGATCGCCGACGCCATGGCCAGCGCCACCACCACCATGACCGGAATGCTGGGCGCCGTCGCCGGCGTCAGCCTGCTTGTCGGCGGCATCGGCATCATGAACATCATGCTGGTGTCGGTCACCGAGCGCACGCGCGAGATCGGCATCAGGCTGGCGATCGGCGCGCACGAAAAACACATCCTGATCCAGTTCCTGGTCGAGGCGACGGTGCTGTCGCTGCTCGGCGGCATCATCGGCATCCTGATCGGCCTGGCGATCGCCGGCCTCGCCTCGGCGACGCTCACGATACCTTTCGCGCCAAGCCCGGCAGTCATCCTGCTCGCCGTCGGTTTCTCGGCGCTGATCGGCATGGTGTTCGGATTCTTCCCGGCGTTGCGCGGCGCAAGGCTCGACCCGATCGACGCGCTGAGGCATGAATAG
- a CDS encoding ABC transporter ATP-binding protein — MSAPLLITFDKIWKGYGEGEARVLALAGVDLAIRKGEFVAIMGPSGSGKSTAMNIIGCLDTPTAGTYRFMGVDAGRLGRNRRALLRNLYVGFVFQGYNLLPRTTAAENVELPLIYRGVSARERRHLAMQALAQVGLVGREHHTPAELSGGQQQRVAIARAIVTKPTLLVADEPTGNLDTARTHEIMELLTRLNAELGLTIVMVTHEADVAEYAERTVRFLDGHVASDTAKAEAA, encoded by the coding sequence GTGTCCGCTCCCCTGCTCATCACCTTCGACAAAATCTGGAAGGGCTACGGCGAGGGCGAGGCGCGCGTGCTTGCGCTGGCCGGCGTCGATCTCGCCATCCGCAAAGGCGAGTTCGTCGCCATCATGGGGCCGTCCGGCTCGGGCAAGTCGACGGCCATGAACATCATCGGCTGCCTCGACACGCCGACCGCCGGAACCTACCGCTTCATGGGCGTCGATGCCGGCCGGCTCGGCCGCAACCGCCGCGCCCTCCTGCGCAACCTCTATGTCGGCTTCGTCTTCCAGGGCTACAACCTGCTGCCTCGCACCACGGCGGCGGAGAATGTCGAGCTGCCGCTGATCTATCGCGGCGTTTCCGCCCGCGAGCGTCGACACCTGGCCATGCAGGCGCTCGCCCAGGTCGGGCTCGTCGGGCGCGAACACCACACGCCGGCCGAGTTGTCGGGCGGCCAGCAGCAGCGCGTGGCGATCGCCCGCGCCATCGTCACCAAGCCGACGCTGCTTGTCGCCGACGAGCCGACCGGAAATCTCGACACAGCGCGCACGCACGAAATCATGGAATTGCTGACCAGGCTGAACGCCGAGCTCGGCCTCACCATCGTCATGGTCACGCACGAGGCCGATGTCGCCGAATATGCCGAGCGCACCGTGCGCTTCCTCGACGGCCACGTCGCTTCGGATACAGCGAAAGCCGAGGCCGCGTGA
- a CDS encoding efflux RND transporter periplasmic adaptor subunit: MDQVVNPPNAESDASIEAALGLDRKGVRRKRRRGWLYALLALAVVAAAIGAYRWNAASPPRIEYTTAPAAVADLTVQVSATGTLQPLTQVDISSELSGIVRSVAVSENQQVRKGDVLATLDTAKLEVQIERATASAKAAAAAVENAKVTLQENENAVVRASALTKRGMATDQSLEAATATRDRSKAALDSAEANLAIAEADLKAQQTDLAKSTIYAPIEGIVLTRSVDPGQTVASSLQAPVLFVIAADLRNMELQAAVDEADIGQVKPGQHARFTVDAFPDRPFDAEIRDISYASVTTDGVVTYNARLDVDNSELLLRPGMTATVAVVTRQAKGVLTVPATAFRYRPAQQAARGWSLTDLFTGRMGRPNRQREATRAPTDGSRTLYVLENGRPHAVNVRIGSTDGELTEITSGLEEGAEVITGSQQRS, from the coding sequence GTGGACCAGGTTGTCAATCCGCCAAACGCAGAATCCGATGCTTCCATCGAGGCGGCTCTCGGGCTCGATCGCAAAGGCGTGCGCCGCAAGCGCCGCCGCGGCTGGCTCTACGCGCTGCTGGCGCTGGCGGTCGTGGCGGCCGCGATCGGCGCCTACCGGTGGAACGCCGCCTCGCCGCCCCGGATCGAATACACGACCGCTCCGGCGGCAGTCGCCGATCTGACCGTCCAGGTGTCGGCGACCGGCACGCTGCAGCCGCTGACGCAGGTCGACATCTCCAGCGAGCTTTCCGGCATCGTCCGCTCTGTCGCGGTCAGCGAAAACCAGCAGGTCAGGAAGGGCGACGTGCTGGCGACGCTCGACACCGCCAAGCTCGAGGTCCAGATCGAGCGCGCCACCGCCTCGGCCAAGGCGGCAGCAGCGGCCGTCGAGAATGCCAAGGTCACATTGCAGGAAAACGAGAACGCGGTGGTGCGCGCGAGCGCGCTCACCAAACGCGGCATGGCGACGGACCAGTCGCTCGAGGCGGCGACCGCGACGCGCGATCGCTCCAAGGCGGCGCTCGACAGCGCCGAGGCCAATCTCGCCATCGCCGAGGCCGATCTGAAAGCGCAGCAGACCGATCTTGCCAAGAGCACGATCTACGCCCCGATCGAGGGTATCGTGCTGACGCGCTCGGTCGATCCGGGACAGACGGTCGCTTCTTCGCTGCAGGCGCCGGTGCTCTTCGTCATCGCCGCCGACTTGCGGAACATGGAGCTGCAGGCGGCGGTGGACGAGGCCGATATCGGCCAGGTCAAGCCCGGCCAGCATGCCCGCTTCACCGTCGACGCGTTCCCGGACCGTCCCTTCGACGCCGAGATCCGCGACATCTCCTACGCCTCGGTCACCACCGACGGCGTCGTCACCTACAATGCGCGGCTCGATGTCGACAACAGCGAGCTGCTGCTCAGGCCTGGCATGACCGCCACGGTCGCGGTGGTGACCAGGCAGGCCAAGGGTGTGCTGACCGTGCCGGCCACCGCCTTCCGCTATCGTCCGGCGCAACAAGCGGCCCGCGGCTGGAGCCTGACCGACCTTTTCACCGGCCGCATGGGCCGTCCGAACCGGCAGCGCGAGGCGACCAGGGCGCCGACCGACGGCTCGCGCACCCTCTATGTGCTGGAAAACGGGCGGCCGCATGCCGTCAACGTCAGGATCGGCTCGACCGACGGCGAGTTGACCGAGATCACGTCCGGCCTCGAGGAAGGCGCCGAGGTCATCACCGGCTCGCAGCAGCGGAGCTGA